The following proteins are co-located in the Mesorhizobium australicum WSM2073 genome:
- a CDS encoding SDR family NAD(P)-dependent oxidoreductase: MSKNDNKGTAVVTGASSGIGAVYADRLAGQGYDLVLVARRADRLQALAEKLRHDHGRNVSVISADLSDDGDVRRVEQSISADETVTLLVNNAGLGGQAVVATADADAAERMIKVNVVALTRLTRAVLPGLLARNRGGIVNIASVLAFDTSFGGIYSGTKAYVVNFTEALHREVAGTGVTVQVVLPGATRTDFWELSGGDIDQLPKEIVMTADDMVDAALVGLARGEAVTVPALADTGKLDTFLGARQAFYGSLHADKPAPRYAA; the protein is encoded by the coding sequence ATGAGCAAGAATGACAACAAGGGCACGGCGGTCGTCACCGGCGCTTCATCGGGGATCGGCGCCGTCTATGCGGACCGTCTGGCGGGGCAGGGCTACGACCTGGTGCTGGTGGCGCGCCGTGCCGACCGGCTGCAGGCGCTGGCCGAGAAGTTGCGCCATGACCACGGCCGCAACGTGAGCGTGATCAGCGCCGATCTGTCCGACGACGGCGATGTGCGCCGTGTCGAGCAGTCGATATCAGCCGACGAAACCGTGACGCTGCTGGTCAACAATGCCGGCCTTGGCGGTCAGGCAGTGGTGGCAACCGCCGATGCCGACGCGGCCGAGCGCATGATCAAGGTCAATGTCGTGGCTCTGACCCGGCTGACACGTGCCGTGCTGCCTGGGCTCCTGGCGCGCAACCGGGGCGGAATCGTCAACATCGCCTCGGTCCTGGCCTTCGACACCTCGTTCGGCGGCATCTACAGCGGCACCAAGGCCTATGTCGTCAACTTCACCGAAGCCCTGCATCGCGAGGTCGCGGGCACCGGAGTGACGGTGCAGGTGGTGCTGCCGGGCGCGACCCGAACCGATTTCTGGGAGCTTTCCGGCGGTGATATCGACCAGTTGCCGAAGGAGATCGTCATGACCGCCGACGATATGGTCGACGCCGCCCTTGTTGGCCTGGCCAGGGGCGAGGCCGTCACCGTGCCGGCGCTTGCCGACACGGGAAAGCTGGACACATTCCTCGGCGCCCGCCAGGCCTTCTATGGCAGCCTGCACGCCGACAAGCCGGCCCCGCGCTACGCGGCTTAG
- a CDS encoding LysE family translocator — translation MLQPILPLILFAFVATATPGIATTLSTASGAQFGFRRSVPLMIGSAAGLATVTGAAAAGLASLLLAVPSLQLAMKVIGSLYLLWLAIKIGRAGPPNLDVTMAKPNSFLGGAGIQWMNPKGWAMGLGAAASFAALADGPGQLALLLGSTFGLTAAISLSVWCIAGMVLARLLKAEWQWRALNIALALVLAASIIPMWWTA, via the coding sequence GCTCATCCTGTTTGCCTTCGTGGCTACCGCCACGCCCGGCATCGCCACGACCTTGTCGACCGCTTCCGGAGCGCAGTTCGGTTTTCGCCGTTCGGTACCGCTGATGATCGGCAGCGCCGCCGGCCTCGCTACCGTGACGGGGGCGGCCGCCGCCGGCCTCGCCAGCCTGCTGCTTGCGGTGCCTTCGCTGCAACTGGCGATGAAGGTGATCGGCTCGCTTTATCTTCTGTGGCTGGCGATCAAGATCGGTCGCGCAGGGCCACCCAACCTTGACGTCACCATGGCCAAACCGAACAGCTTCCTGGGCGGCGCCGGCATCCAGTGGATGAATCCCAAGGGCTGGGCGATGGGCCTGGGCGCGGCGGCTTCGTTCGCCGCCCTCGCCGACGGACCCGGACAACTCGCACTGCTGCTCGGCTCGACCTTTGGCCTCACCGCTGCCATCTCGCTGTCCGTCTGGTGCATCGCCGGCATGGTGCTGGCCAGGCTGCTCAAGGCCGAGTGGCAATGGCGCGCGCTCAACATCGCGCTGGCGCTGGTGCTCGCCGCCTCGATCATCCCGATGTGGTGGACGGCCTGA